The following proteins are encoded in a genomic region of Cetobacterium somerae ATCC BAA-474:
- a CDS encoding TetR/AcrR family transcriptional regulator: MSTKEKIIEAAIDLFYEIPYGEVSLLQISKNASVSNGIIYKYFKNKEELFKYLLEMISERIKQKLENISGETIEEKLKSYIYLNIEITQEEKKLIKIFREGQYKFVDYEKHIKKAYLKKLEEIFERRLNEFEVMYILGSIRFINISYHSRDIRYDVDFLVKILFNGFTNSFVENLDEIYNRNLYKRVILNTENLKHKFLEKGEKLFGLEEYHDVKIKDITKKLDYSIGTFYSFFQSKEDFLIEIVEKLKKEILFLIKDNYDNELDINKLHTMYLYIFSEYYKSESYKYKLLRDVEFINFDVYIDYLNKIERLYIDTLEKNGLSISENRIISNILLGVQHYMGIEIFFTKEINDIDKLLKNMSLLFKNGIKKLD, from the coding sequence TTGAGTACAAAAGAAAAAATTATTGAAGCAGCTATTGATTTATTTTATGAGATTCCTTATGGGGAAGTTTCTTTACTTCAAATAAGTAAAAATGCTAGTGTTTCAAATGGAATTATATACAAGTATTTTAAAAATAAAGAGGAATTATTTAAATATTTATTAGAGATGATATCTGAAAGAATTAAACAGAAATTAGAAAATATTTCAGGTGAAACTATTGAAGAAAAGTTAAAAAGTTATATTTATCTGAATATTGAAATAACCCAAGAAGAAAAAAAACTTATAAAAATTTTTAGAGAGGGACAATATAAATTTGTAGATTACGAAAAGCATATAAAAAAAGCATATTTAAAAAAATTAGAAGAAATATTCGAAAGAAGATTAAATGAGTTTGAAGTTATGTATATTTTAGGATCTATAAGATTTATAAATATAAGTTATCATTCTAGAGATATAAGATACGATGTAGATTTTTTAGTAAAAATTTTATTTAATGGTTTTACGAACTCTTTTGTTGAAAACTTAGATGAAATCTATAATAGAAATTTATACAAGAGAGTTATTTTAAATACCGAAAATTTAAAACATAAATTTTTAGAAAAAGGTGAAAAGCTCTTTGGATTAGAAGAGTATCATGATGTAAAAATAAAAGATATTACTAAGAAATTAGATTATTCTATTGGTACATTTTATAGTTTTTTTCAAAGTAAAGAGGATTTTTTAATTGAGATAGTGGAGAAATTGAAAAAAGAAATTCTATTTTTAATAAAAGACAATTATGATAACGAATTAGATATAAACAAATTACACACAATGTATTTATATATATTTTCCGAATATTATAAAAGTGAGAGTTATAAATATAAATTGCTAAGAGATGTTGAATTTATTAACTTTGATGTATATATAGATTATTTAAATAAAATTGAGAGGTTGTATATAGATACTTTAGAAAAAAATGGTTTATCAATAAGTGAGAATAGAATCATTTCTAATATTCTTTTAGGTGTTCAGCATTATATGGGAATCGAAATATTTTTTACAAAAGAAATTAATGATATAGATAAACTATTGAAAAATATGAGTTTATTGTTTAAAAACGGTATAAAAAAGCTTGATTAA